The Desulfonatronum lacustre DSM 10312 region GCTTCGGTCCGGCGCGGAACGGTTTTTTTTTATAAACTCAATAGCGGGAGAGGTCATGCACAACCTTGAATTACGTCAAATGCCCGTTGATCAAAGAATACGGCTTGTCGAGAACATCTGGGACAGCATTGCGGCTGATCAACATCTCATCGAGATGACCGATGCTCAACGCGAGCTGCTGAACATTCGTCTTGACGCCTTTGAGTCGGACCTTGACTATGGAACCGATGCCAAAACAGTCATGGAGAGAATTCGGAAAAAGCTGTGAAGTATACGCTGCGATTCCGGAAAGAAGCCGAGTCGGATATCGAGAACGCGTCAATATGGTATGAAGGGCAACTGCCTGGTCTCGGACATGAATTCTTGGATAAAATTGATAAGACGCTGGATACGGTTCAGAAAAATCCATTTATGTATCCTGTTGTTCATCGGAATACGCGCCGAGCATTGATCGGTAAATTCCCCTTTGCAATATACTACCGGATCCTAGAAAGTATTATTCTCATCATCGCCGTGATGCACGGAAGCCGCAATCCTCTCCGGTGGAAGGAAAGAAGCTGATTACTCCATTTCACGCTTCCCCGCATGACCGCCGTATCCGGTTTGCCCGCGTGCTTTGCGCGGCCCTGCTGGTTGGTTTTCTGGCGTTGCTCTCCGGTTGCGACCGGCCCTCGGACCATGTCTTTCGCGGGACGACCATGGGCACGGTGTACACCGTGCGCACGGTAAATCCCCCAGCCTCGGCCCTTTCCGGCCTGGACCAGGCCATCTTTGACCGATTGGAGCAGATCAACGCCTCCATGTCCGTCTATCGCCCGGAAAGTGAAATCTCCCGATTCAATGCTCTGTCCGCGGGCGACTCCATGGTTGTCTCCGAGGATTTCGAGCACGTCCTTCGGGTTTCTACACAGGTTTACGCCCAAACCGGAGGAGCGTTCGACCCCACGGTCAAACCCTTGCTGGATATCTGGGGCTTCGGCCCAGGGGCCGCGAACCGGGAAACGTGGCGTCCTCCTTCGGAAGAAGCCGTGCGCCATGCTCTGTCCTCAGTGGGGCTGAACTTGATTGACGCATCGACACCGGGGCGGCTGGGCAAGCTGCATCCGGGCGTGCAACTGGACCTGGGGGCCGTGGCCAAGGGGTTTGCCGTGGACGCGCTGGCTGAGCTGCTGGAAGGGCGAGGGATTCGAGATTATCTGGTGGACATTGGCGGCGACGTCCGTGTTTCCGGACGCAACTCGGAAGGGGAGCCGTGGCGCATCGGGGTGAACCAACCAGAGCGAGGCCAAGCCTGGGGCGAGGTCCTGCTGGTGCTGCGTCCG contains the following coding sequences:
- a CDS encoding addiction module protein, whose product is MHNLELRQMPVDQRIRLVENIWDSIAADQHLIEMTDAQRELLNIRLDAFESDLDYGTDAKTVMERIRKKL
- a CDS encoding type II toxin-antitoxin system RelE/ParE family toxin, translating into MKYTLRFRKEAESDIENASIWYEGQLPGLGHEFLDKIDKTLDTVQKNPFMYPVVHRNTRRALIGKFPFAIYYRILESIILIIAVMHGSRNPLRWKERS
- a CDS encoding FAD:protein FMN transferase yields the protein MEGKKLITPFHASPHDRRIRFARVLCAALLVGFLALLSGCDRPSDHVFRGTTMGTVYTVRTVNPPASALSGLDQAIFDRLEQINASMSVYRPESEISRFNALSAGDSMVVSEDFEHVLRVSTQVYAQTGGAFDPTVKPLLDIWGFGPGAANRETWRPPSEEAVRHALSSVGLNLIDASTPGRLGKLHPGVQLDLGAVAKGFAVDALAELLEGRGIRDYLVDIGGDVRVSGRNSEGEPWRIGVNQPERGQAWGEVLLVLRPGRTAVLTSGDYRQFFEHDGQFFSHVLDPRTGRPLDNNVAGVTVLAQTAVLADALATGLMVLGVEKGLELVEFLPGVEALFLARGDESAVAEVRSSGFDRLGTKIPF